A single genomic interval of uncultured Desulfobacter sp. harbors:
- a CDS encoding ABC transporter substrate-binding protein, translating to MRTIKKNVLMFMAVTITMAFMGGFTPATAQKTIVFADFGWDSAQVHNRIAGFIIEKGLGYPVKFTQGETVMLNTALIQAKGAEAPNVNMETWTENWQELYDEGLAKGKDAGTNEGFINLGANFPNSVQGWYVPRYIVEGDKERGIKPIAPDLKSVFDLPKYWKLFKDPEDPSKGIFYSCIPGWSCSQVNDQKFEAYGIKEKYNIMQPGSGPALAASMEIAYKRKKPWLGYYWAPTWVLGKLDMYQLEEPAFDQKIWDTTKACAYPAVKCDILVHKKLPEQAPEVIEMLKKYETTLDINNKFLAYMKDTKADTDEAAQWFLKEYESLWTQWVSADVAAKVKAAMK from the coding sequence ATGAGGACAATTAAAAAAAATGTGCTGATGTTTATGGCAGTAACCATCACCATGGCATTCATGGGCGGATTCACGCCGGCCACAGCCCAAAAAACCATTGTTTTTGCTGATTTCGGATGGGACAGCGCCCAGGTACATAACCGTATTGCCGGTTTTATCATTGAAAAAGGGTTGGGCTATCCCGTCAAATTTACCCAGGGTGAAACCGTTATGCTCAATACAGCCCTGATCCAGGCCAAGGGAGCCGAAGCCCCCAATGTCAATATGGAAACCTGGACGGAAAACTGGCAGGAACTTTACGACGAGGGGCTTGCCAAAGGTAAAGATGCCGGAACCAATGAAGGGTTCATAAATCTTGGGGCCAATTTCCCCAACAGCGTACAGGGATGGTATGTGCCGAGATATATTGTGGAAGGCGACAAAGAACGTGGCATCAAACCCATTGCCCCTGACCTTAAATCCGTGTTTGACCTGCCTAAATACTGGAAGTTGTTCAAAGATCCTGAAGATCCTTCAAAGGGCATTTTTTACAGCTGTATTCCCGGCTGGTCATGCTCCCAGGTCAATGATCAAAAGTTTGAAGCATACGGCATAAAAGAAAAATACAATATCATGCAGCCCGGCAGCGGACCTGCTCTGGCCGCTTCCATGGAAATCGCCTATAAACGTAAAAAACCCTGGCTGGGCTACTACTGGGCGCCTACATGGGTCCTTGGTAAGCTGGACATGTATCAATTAGAAGAACCCGCATTTGATCAAAAGATTTGGGACACAACAAAAGCCTGCGCCTATCCTGCCGTAAAATGCGATATTCTTGTCCATAAAAAATTGCCCGAACAAGCCCCTGAAGTCATTGAAATGTTAAAAAAGTATGAAACCACGCTGGATATTAACAACAAGTTCCTGGCTTATATGAAGGACACTAAAGCCGATACGGATGAGGCAGCCCAATGGTTTCTCAAAGAGTACGAAAGCTTGTGGACCCAATGGGTTTCTGCTGATGTTGCCGCCAAGGTTAAAGCGGCTATGAAGTAA
- a CDS encoding proline/glycine betaine ABC transporter permease produces MMQFPETIDIPLDMWVDAAMDWVLATFSGFFDLLGQIILYFMIYIEKFFLWIPWPVLVIGVGLFAWRVTGRWWSGLLMGAMLFFIGALGLWKLGMMTLSLVVASVLISLLIGIPLGIAMASSNRFEAVLKPILDGMQTMPSFVYLIPALMLFGLGKVPALFATIIYAVPPVIRLTNVGIREVSPSVIEAAHAFGSSYWQILFKAQLPLARPTIMVGINQTTMMALAMVVVSSMIGAKGLGLEVLLAINRIEVGRGFEAGLCIVFMAIVIDRITFALATKKKH; encoded by the coding sequence ATGATGCAGTTTCCAGAAACCATCGATATTCCCTTAGATATGTGGGTGGATGCAGCCATGGACTGGGTGCTTGCCACCTTTAGCGGTTTTTTTGATTTGCTCGGCCAAATCATTCTTTACTTCATGATATATATTGAAAAATTCTTTCTATGGATACCCTGGCCTGTTCTCGTTATCGGGGTGGGACTTTTTGCCTGGCGAGTGACAGGACGCTGGTGGTCCGGCCTTTTGATGGGTGCCATGCTGTTTTTTATTGGTGCTCTCGGACTTTGGAAATTGGGTATGATGACCCTGTCCCTTGTTGTGGCATCCGTGCTGATTTCACTGCTCATAGGCATACCCCTTGGTATTGCCATGGCCAGCAGCAACCGGTTTGAAGCCGTTCTAAAGCCAATCCTGGACGGCATGCAGACCATGCCCAGTTTTGTTTACCTGATTCCGGCCCTGATGCTGTTCGGCCTGGGTAAGGTGCCGGCTCTTTTTGCAACGATCATTTACGCTGTTCCACCGGTGATTCGCCTGACCAATGTCGGTATCAGGGAGGTATCCCCAAGTGTTATTGAGGCTGCTCACGCGTTTGGTTCCAGCTATTGGCAGATTTTGTTCAAGGCTCAGCTGCCCCTGGCCAGGCCCACCATAATGGTAGGTATCAACCAGACTACAATGATGGCTTTGGCCATGGTTGTCGTCTCCTCCATGATAGGCGCTAAAGGCCTGGGACTTGAAGTCCTTCTAGCGATTAACCGCATCGAAGTCGGGCGGGGATTTGAGGCTGGTTTGTGTATCGTTTTCATGGCCATTGTCATTGACCGCATTACATTTGCTTTGGCAACAAAGAAGAAGCACTGA
- a CDS encoding glycine betaine/L-proline ABC transporter ATP-binding protein, with translation MEKIVIENLYKIFGPNPDAALKMLKKGASKDEIMEKTRHGVGVANASFKVNQGEILVVMGLSGSGKSTLVRCINRLINPTSGRVLVDGTDVTLLNKKELRHFRQKHFGMVFQNFALFPHRTVLRNVEYGLEIQGINPEARREASMQAIEQVGLKGREDSMPDQLSGGMQQRVGLARALALDADIMLMDEAFSALDPLIRRDMQDELLDLQEKMQKTIVFISHDLDEAIKLGDRIILMKDGVIVQQGTAEDILTNPADEYVASFVEDVDMTKVLTAESVMKKSEAMAYLKTDGPRAALRKMQKAGISSIFVRESGKVVGIVTAKNCRTAADRGEKTLDTILEKTIHKVAPDVPANTLFSMLGDDTPHPVAVVDEDDHLLGVIVVGLLLSRLAETMQPEINGSASKNA, from the coding sequence ATGGAAAAAATTGTTATTGAGAATCTTTATAAAATTTTCGGGCCAAACCCTGACGCAGCCTTGAAGATGCTTAAAAAAGGTGCCTCAAAGGATGAGATTATGGAAAAGACCCGCCATGGTGTTGGTGTGGCTAATGCATCCTTTAAAGTTAATCAGGGTGAAATTCTCGTGGTTATGGGATTATCCGGAAGCGGCAAATCAACGTTGGTGCGATGCATCAACCGGCTGATCAACCCGACTTCCGGCCGGGTCCTGGTTGACGGCACGGATGTTACCCTCCTGAACAAGAAAGAACTCAGGCATTTTCGACAAAAACACTTTGGGATGGTATTTCAGAATTTTGCCCTTTTCCCGCATCGAACAGTCCTGCGCAATGTAGAATACGGATTGGAAATACAGGGCATAAACCCTGAAGCCCGGCGTGAAGCATCAATGCAGGCGATAGAACAGGTTGGTTTAAAAGGCAGGGAAGACTCCATGCCGGATCAGCTTTCCGGGGGCATGCAGCAGCGTGTCGGCCTGGCCCGGGCATTGGCCCTGGATGCCGATATTATGCTGATGGACGAGGCGTTCAGTGCCTTGGACCCCCTTATCAGACGGGATATGCAGGATGAGTTGCTCGATTTGCAGGAAAAAATGCAAAAAACCATAGTTTTTATCAGCCATGACCTGGATGAGGCCATCAAGCTCGGGGATCGTATCATTCTAATGAAAGACGGCGTCATTGTTCAACAGGGAACCGCTGAAGATATTCTGACAAATCCGGCCGATGAATATGTGGCCAGTTTTGTGGAAGATGTGGACATGACAAAGGTACTCACTGCTGAATCCGTGATGAAAAAAAGCGAGGCCATGGCGTATTTAAAAACAGATGGCCCCAGGGCTGCGCTGCGCAAAATGCAAAAGGCCGGGATTTCATCTATTTTTGTACGCGAAAGCGGCAAAGTCGTAGGCATTGTCACTGCTAAAAATTGTAGAACGGCAGCAGATCGCGGAGAAAAAACACTGGACACCATTTTGGAAAAAACAATTCACAAAGTAGCACCTGATGTACCGGCCAACACACTTTTTTCCATGCTCGGTGATGACACCCCGCATCCAGTGGCTGTGGTCGATGAAGATGATCATTTGCTCGGCGTGATTGTTGTCGGCCTTTTATTGTCCAGATTGGCTGAAACCATGCAGCCTGAAATCAACGGGTCTGCAAGCAAAAACGCTTGA